The Budorcas taxicolor isolate Tak-1 chromosome 18, Takin1.1, whole genome shotgun sequence genome window below encodes:
- the THAP11 gene encoding THAP domain-containing protein 11 has protein sequence MPGFTCCVPGCYNNSHRDKALHFYTFPKDAELRRLWLKNVSRAGVSGCFSTFQPTTGHRLCSVHFQGGRKTYTVRVPTIFPLRGVNERKVARRPAGAAAARRRQQQQQQQQQQQQQQQPSSSASTTQTTQLQPNLVSASAAVLLTLQAAVDSSQAPGSVPPAPTTPTGEDVKPIDLTVQVEFAAAEGAAAAAAASELEAATAGLEAAECPMGPQLVVVGEEGFPDTGSDHSYSLSSGTTEEELLRKLNEQRDILALMEVKMKEMKGSIRHLRLTEAKLREELREKDRLLAMAVIRKKHGM, from the coding sequence ATGCCTGGATTTACGTGCTGCGTGCCGGGCTGCTACAACAACTCACACCGGGACAAGGCGTTGCACTTCTACACGTTTCCCAAGGACGCTGAGCTGCGCCGCCTCTGGCTCAAGAATGTGTCCCGTGCGGGCGTCAGCGGGTGCTTCTCCACCTTCCAGCCCACCACGGGCCACCGTCTCTGCAGCGTTCACTTCCAGGGCGGCCGCAAAACCTACACTGTGCGGGTCCCCACCATCTTCCCACTGCGCGGCGTCAACGAGCGCAAAGTAGCACGCAGACCCGCGGGGGCCGCAGCCGCCCGCcgcaggcagcagcagcagcaacagcagcaacagcagcagcagcagcagcagccgtcgTCGTCTGCTTCCACTACCCAGACCACCCAGCTGCAGCCTAACCTGGTATCTGCTTCTGCGGCTGTGCTCCTCACCCTTCAGGCCGCTGTAGACAGCAGCCAGGCTCCAGGATCCGTGCCGCCGGCGCCCACCACTCCCACGGGAGAAGACGTTAAGCCCATCGACCTGACGGTGCAAGTGGAGTTCGCGGCCGCAGAGggcgcagccgccgccgccgctgcgtCGGAGCTAGAGGCTGCTACAGCAGGGCTGGAGGCCGCCGAGTGCCCCATGGGCCCACAGTTGGTGGTGGTGGgcgaagagggcttccctgatactgGCTCCGACCACTCGTACTCGTTGTCGTCAGGCACCACGGAGGAGGAGCTCTTGCGCAAGCTGAACGAGCAGCGGGACATCCTGGCGCTGATGGAGGTGAAGATGAAGGAGATGAAGGGCAGCATCCGTCACCTGCGTCTCACCGAGGCCAAGCTCCGCGAAGAACTTCGCGAGAAGGATCGGCTGCTGGCCATGGCTGTCATCCGCAAGAAGCACGGAATGTAA